One genomic segment of Ricinus communis isolate WT05 ecotype wild-type chromosome 5, ASM1957865v1, whole genome shotgun sequence includes these proteins:
- the LOC8279641 gene encoding uncharacterized protein LOC8279641, producing MMMQGDFDLIPVQRYTGSVKQVLKQTMLDQDVMFRNQVHELHRLYRVQQSMMKDFGWEECSYKLWNPKLQSSLLPLTNPTRHESPAKQTRISLTSKVDSTSFVGQKFLKDCQGCSPLNLRLSADEFINLIEEDLPKKGNTQNCFEGPIDYKLPLSEGNSSNAEELKLSLRLGGDTRRIAGTGRTYFTNRTFYCSQNVIDLEESDERISNGYAKHETVSIEKHDFQGSGFPDPIISTSMKKGLFHETTESSSFQEYSECCQEQTSSSAGTKGSLNDAPSDDLFSKMQTFASYKGGQLDLNKAHLDDSSCCSDDHMFAYPSRASSDGGSNGFIGGMQDGTCPSVFQKKDIDEFSNEASDMIKEHNHVHLAHVDFNRKNMSTDPMIRSPAIISEDLGCCSGELKNNIVELKSKLSGEVSSEKSEVESVTLSCTDLSQNAFQYEHGKSPASCKSCCISDNDSSSAKTANSGIMNQYLKTRLESQVADVLADEHEQRTLDGSNLKDDCYNKEEESGKVDILIQEAAESLIRIYTEQSACNQEMENERKVQPLCSFDSFELIAMNLTESNVDDDSVSSKPFEISDMEAKEFGLRLRRGRRMKDFQREILPSLTSLSRPEILEDINIMEGVLRSREYRKMRAKMAVHGEDWSAPVRSRRSRLSYAGRRNYS from the exons ATGATGATGCAAGGAGATTTTGATCTGATTCCAGTGCAAAGATATACAGGTTCAGTTAAACAAGTTTTGAAGCAGACAATGCTTGATCAGGATGTTATGTTTAGGAATCAG GTACATGAACTCCATCGGCTATACAGAGTTCAACAATCGATGATGAAGGATTTTGGCTGGGAAGAGTGCAGTTACAAGTTATGGAATCCAAAACTTCAATCATCTCTACTTCCTCTCACAAATCCTACAAGACATGAATCACCGGCGAAACAGACCAGAATCTCCTTGACTTCTAAG GTGGACTCAACATCTTTTGTAGGACAGAAGTTCTTAAAGGATTGCCAAGGTTGCAGTCCGCTTAACCTTCGACTTTCTGCGGATGAATTCATTAATCTCATTGAGGAAGATCTTCCAAAGAAAGGGAACACTCAGAATTGTTTTGAGGGTCCTATAGACTATAAGCTTCCTCTTTCTGAAGGTAACTCTTCAAATGCAGAGGAATTGAAGCTTTCCCTTAGACTTGGAGGGGATACTAGAAGAATAGCAGGTACAGGGAGGACTTATTTCACTAATAGAACTTTCTACTGTTCTCAAAATGTTATTGATTTGGAAGAATCAGATGAGAGGATATCAAATGGATATGCAAAACATGAAACTGTTTCCATAGAGAAGCATGACTTTCAAGGTTCTGGCTTCCCTGATCCAATCATTTCAACCAGTATGAAGAAAGGTCTATTTCATGAGACGACAGAAAGTAGCTCTTTTCAAGAATATAGTGAATGTTGTCAAGAGCAGACCTCTTCCAGTGCAG GAACTAAGGGGTCCCTTAATGATGCTCCATCTGATGATCTTTTCTCTAAAATGCAAACTTTTGCTTCATATAAAGGAGGGCAATTAGACCTTAACAAAGCTCATCTTGATGACTCATCTTGTTGCTCAGATGATCATATGTTTGCATATCCTTCAAGAGCAAGCTCAGATGGTGGCTCTAATGGATTTATTGGTGGCATGCAGGATGGAACTTGCCCATCCGTGTTTCAGAAAAAAGATATTGATGAGTTCTCCAATGAAGCTTCTGACATGATTAAAGAACATAACCATGTACACCTTGCTCATGTGGATTTCAACAGAAAAAATATGAGCACAGACCCCATGATTAGGTCCCCAGCAATCATTTCAGAAGACCTTGGTTGCTGCAGTGgcgaattaaaaaataacattgttGAGCTGAAGTCTAAACTTTCTGGTGAAGTGAGCAGTGAGAAGAGTGAAGTAGAGAGTGTGACTCTTTCATGTACTGATCTAAGTCAAAATGCATTTCAATATGAGCATGGAAAGTCTCCTGCTTCTTGCAAGTCTTGCTGCATCTCTGATAATGATTCGAGCAGTGCAAAGACAGCAAATTCTGGCATCATGAATCAGTATTTGAAAACTCGGTTAGAATCTCAAGTTGCTGATGTTTTGGCTGATGAGCATGAGCAAAGAACTTTAGATGGCAGTAACTTAAAAGATGACTGCTACAACAAGGAAGAAGAGTCAGGTaaagttgatattttgatCCAAGAAGCAGCTGAATCGCTCATCCGTATATACACAGAGCAATCAGCTTGCAATCAGGAGATGGAAAATGAGAGAAAGGTGCAGCCACTATGTTCCTTTGATTCTTTCGAGTTAATTGCTATGAATCTAACAGAAAGTAATGTGGATGACGATTCAGTTTCATCAAAGCCATTTGAGATAAGTGACATGGAGGCAAAGGAATTTGGACTTAGGTTGAGACGCGGAAGGAGAATGAAAGATTTTCAGAGGGAAATATTGCCTAGTCTTACATCTCTTTCTAGACCCGAAATTCTTGAAGATATAAACATTATGGAGGGAGTTTTAAGATCAAGAGAGTACCGAAAAATGAGAGCCAAGATGGCAGTTCATGGGGAGGACTGGTCAGCACCAGTAAGAAGTAGAAGGTCGAGACTTAGTTATGCCGgaagaagaaattattcatga
- the LOC8279640 gene encoding probable WRKY transcription factor 21 translates to MAPRGDFKVHEVAQSSFRQAHFLFTCISDKNQKRSIQEVSLIAQGAVNEFRNLLTLLDGSTQSDHPKRIKKGPLPLSSVKINPVELMDSPNSMPLIMSSSGCNIRQFFPLQTIQSAGSVAPTNSFNLYVQKHKTKTNTDFRNSLVMNSSNPSPLKPIRTSFLSLDDRSGKSKRSVGYSSSEIMASRDDFTMHSSKCKSEIKSEETNSTKCLASTGGCHCSKRRKMRIKKIIQVPATSSGKLADIPPDDYTWRKYGQKPIKGSPYPRSYYKCSSMRGCPARKHVERCLQDPAMLVVTYEGDHSHSKIPLQSPNILIQV, encoded by the exons ATGGCCCCCAGAGGGGATTTCAAAGTTCATGAAGTTGCACAAAGTAGTTTCAGGCAAGCTCATTTTCTCTTCACTTGCATTTCtgataaaaatcaaaagagaaGCATTCAAGAAGTGAGCCTGATAGCTCAAGGTGCAGTAAATGAATTCAGAAATCTACTTACTCTTCTTGATGGATCAACACAATCTGATCATCctaagagaataaagaaaggTCCTTTGCCACTTTCCAGTGTCAAGATAAACCCTGTCGAATTGATGGATAGTCCCAATTCTATGCCTTTGATCATGAGTTCTTCAGGGTGCAATATTAGGCAGTTTTTCCCCCTTCAGACTATTCAATCAGCCGGTTCAGTAGCCCCCACAAATAGTTTCAACTTGTATGTGCAAAAACACAAGACTAAAACCAATACTGATTTCAGAAACAGTCTGGTCATGAATTCATCAAACCCCTCCCCATTAAAGCCGATAAGAACATCTTTTTTAAGCTTGGATGATAGAAGTGGTAAGAGCAAGAGATCAGTTGGTTATTCATCATCTGAAATTATGGCATCTAGAGATGATTTTACTATGCATAGTTCAAAGTGTAAGAGTGAGATTAAGAGTGAAGAGACAAATAGTACCAAGTGTCTTGCCTCAACTGGAGGATGTCACTGTTCAAAGAGAAG GAAAATgagaatcaagaaaataattcaagtTCCTGCTACTTCAAGTGGTAAATTAGCAGACATACCTCCAGACGATTACACTTGGAGGAAATATGGACAGAAACCCATTAAAGGATCTCCTTATCCTAG GAGCTATTACAAATGCAGTAGCATGAGAGGCTGCCCTGCAAGGAAGCATGTCGAACGATGTCTGCAAGATCCGGCTATGTTAGTCGTCACCTATGAAGGAGACCATTCTCACTCCAAAATTCCGCTCCAATCACCCAACATTCTTATTCAGGTTTAA